The window gacgtgccttatatagaaattcatttactcgattagtaatatctaaaaatccaatttatcaatctcatagacaagttgtttaaatattaatttacagtttcaaacacaatttcaattaacgtcaaacataattcagttgaccatatcttttaatccgttcatcgaaatcacgcgatttctaaatgaaaagttaataatttttcgccagctttccaaaaatatgcatatcatatactttatatcagtagcatatgtatcaaattcgtgattcatcataaactgtttaacgacaaaattaaagcatacaagcatgcataaacatatatactcgagcactagacatggatacactattaatatataaaagataagatatgaatgctcacgtatcaatattgtgattcaatattgtaggaaagtacgtagacgcaacggagatgataaacactagtttgactcacgagcaataccctcgaaccatacccataatttccttagctctatcccgctcgcaaaacccattttaaaaacatgcgagcagaacctcgtcgtagtattttatctataaataataataatactaatactactaataaaataagattaataataatattaatcttaataataataataataataataataataataataataataataataataataatataaatataaatataaatatagagagatatCGATATAGATTGAGAGAAGTGAATTCAGTGAACCAGAAATTgatcaatttataggacctgaactTACcagccctgccatgcgatcgcatgggttcctttGACAGTTCACAATCATTTaacgttttgcttgtcgacatgattaaatatatatataatatatataatttatattaattaattatatattattatattatattcttgtgcctagTTAACTTTTAATTTTGGTTCTGatatcttgtacgtttacgttcgacttatgtcctggtttcgatttttcgaacgtcctttcgtacacttagaaaacctgtactttacgtttcgcgacgtgtacatttatcaataactagacttaatcaatgataaactatattacccgaagtataacttaatcatttgagtgttttggtcatttgcttccttaaatcaacatctcgttatcaattaaaatataaataataatatcaaaacattttatgaccaagttaatattatattttatcacttcgtaaataatatatatattttcattttgaaatagtgttttactgtagcaaaatgatttttactgtagcaaatagtgattttcgaaaacactgtagcttttcgggtactgtagcaattcgaaaatactgtagcaaattagtatttttcttgttcatcttaaacgttttagttacctTATCTAAAtaccaatcgaatcaataaacgaatgttactatcgtttactaaataacttgaaattatatatatgtatatatctttatttaatatacataaatcagtttttaaatacacaatgcaagttatttataattaattttaataattaatattccaacttattatatatatatatatatatatatatatatatatatatatatatatatatatatatatatatatatatatatatatatatatatatatatatatattacaaatagatgttcgtgaatcgtcggtcaatagtcaaaggttaactgaatatataacattagttcaaaaattttgagaatcaatattacagactttgcttatcgtgtcggaaatatataaagatcaagtttaaatttggtcagaaattttcgggttgtcacacatagTTTTAGGAATAGACGATCCCTAAACAGATTCAACGGTTGTTGAGAATGAAGCATTATAGGGGCCATTAGCATGCGTCACATGATTAGGTGGAGCACGCTGATCAATGGATAAGTTCTGGCCTAATGGTGAACGTTGAAACATTGTAGGAGGAATGTAAACGTGATTGTTACCAATCAAGATATTCGAGAGAGAACGGGAAAATACATCCACATCCTTGATTCCTAAAAAAAACCAAATAGCTTTCCTAATTTTGATACTTTAGATGCGATAAAAGCTTCAAAGATTCTGCCCATAGGTTAAAAGATATTCCACATCGCCTTGCTATTGACGTGTAAAGGGAAATCGGTAACAAAGGATGAAGAAGAAATCTCCCCCGTTTTAATGTGTGGATTTGAGAAAGACGACTTATCGTGAGGTTTAATGTTGTTAATCTTCCAAACAAAATCATATTGTGATTGCATGAAGAGAAACGAAGGGATAGATCGAAGAAAAGAAGATAATCGCCGGTGTTTGATCCCGTCAGCAAGGATCGCCGTAAATCGCCTCGGAGAACTAGAGTTTTATGTAGCACATTTTGTAATATATACAACTATAAACCACTTGTCTTTTTCACGTAGTTAACTTATAAATATATTCTTATTCTTATGAGAgccattaattaattaatattactatattgTTAGTTATTGGTAAAAGCAATAAAAGTTACTTTTTTATCATGTTTAAAGTGGTATTCATAATTTCTAAAATAGATAATAACCATGAATTTACAATAATTCCTCTTCTATTGAATCGGATGGATCCTTTTCTTTCAAAAATCATGATTTCCATGTGTATTTTCCTACAAAGGTACACTTTATAATCGGTAACCATTAattaattaatacggagtaattattattaatatttaaaataattaattactaCGAAAGATAAAAGATGAGATTTACAACGTGGCAGACCGGCCTAACATTGCGTAACGAGTTGTATACCAAAATTAGTACTATAATTATTTGAATGATACGGCCTAACATTGCAGACCGGTCTTGTTTGTATACCTGAATATATCGTCATGCATGTGAAAAAACCCCATTTATTTCGTGTATTTTGCAATATGACGCGAATAATATACCACGTACTCGGGGCTGGTCCTGAGAATTTGAATGCCCATTGCGAACATCTCAAAAATACGCCCCCTGCCGTGAGCCCTGCAGCCTGCAGCCTCTGTAGACTTGTAAAACCACCGAACCAGAAGAAAAaattgaaatcaaattgaatgattGTCGATTGATTGTTGCAGAAATATTAAAGAACCAAAACTCAATAAAGCTTATTAAAAGAAATAAAGaagcaaattggggaaaaattgaaTCAGATATATAATATCATGGTGGAATCATGGTGATTATTTATGGTATTGTATAGAAGAGATAAAAAGAAATTGATTATAATTATTTGGGAATCGTCGAATTGATGGGGATGAGGGCATGGGACGTTTGGATGCCCTAGTGATACTGATACGACGAATCAATTATAATTCGTATTTAATATTTAGCTTCCAGTCCTGATTTTGATATAATGATATGAAATAATGGGCTTTTTTtagtttttatgaaacaatttattgtTTATATGCTCTAAAATGTTGGTCTTAATGAACATAGTATATGTGAAACTGGATTAATACTATGATGCCATTTGGATTATGTTGCCGAGGTGCGGTTGCACCTTCAGCGCCGCCCAATATCCGGCCCTGCACGTACTTTAGGTTTTGTAATAGAaattacaataaaaaaaatatattgataatagtaaataaataaataactatcatgaaatgcaattctTATTGATATACAATACAATTAGACACCTGTGTTCGACTTACACGACTAATACCAATAACACCTTCACATATTAGTATGCCCACAATTTAACGTTACATGACGGTATTTATGTTACAAAATGTTAAACAGACTAGAGATGCAAATTGATTTCCAATACActgaaataataaataaatacgagTAAATTAGAAATACAGGTATCATGACCTACCACGCGAAACTTGCTGGTATAATTCCCGCCCACCAACAAAAAAGGTATGATTATTTTACTGTACGTTTAAATTAAACTTGAAACGGAGTAATGATTAACTTGATTTGttttattgataaaaataaatAGATAGATAACAATTGTATATAAGATATAAAATGTATCTCAATCTATAAGTCGTGATTTATTTTaattctttatatatataaaattaaaataatatattgcTTAAAGATAAATAATGAGGTAAGTTATTATTTGACAGAGACTGTTATAGAGTAATAAGTTTATCAATAGAAAactctttatttatttaattaacaaaagtaaaaaaataaagatAAATCAAGTTGGCAACGGGGAGTGTGGTGTAAGTGCACCCACGTAAGGGAATCGGGTCCTACATAGACGGTGACTTTTAGTTGGCTTTGACAATAAAATGTAGAAATTAAATGTGTAAAGGACTAAAGGGGTCGGAGATATAGATTAATTATTTTTGTACGAAACTGAATAGTCATTAACTTTTGTTTTTACatttatcattttatcatcattattatattattattattagttgcaaTGCCCATGCGTGCCCGTGCGTTGCATGAACACTTGTATGGTTTGCGGTTAGTGCAGTGGGTCGTATAGCAATCGTTTTAAGGGGGTAATTCCTTTGATAATTGGTTAAACAACAATCATATTGAGTTAGTATGAAGTTAGAAATATATGAAAGACTCATGaggtttaatttatttatttacaaccaTACAACTGAATACACAAAAAAACTATAGTCTCATAGGGGGTTTTATGTTCAATGAAAATAACACATGTAATATAAAGGATGAGAAAGGGAATGATGGACATAGTCCATTGTTGATGTGTCTTCGACTTTAGTAGTAGCGGATGTTTTGGAACATATCCGATGCCTTGTTTGGTATAATATATCTATGGTAATGAAGGAATTGAAATCAATGAATGTCATTATGTGAAAAACTAATAAAGTTAATGAGTATATGAAAGTAAAATGCTAATAAAATACCGCGCGAAGGCTGGTGTGGTGGTGCCAAAATGTGTGTAATATGCATTGTGGGATAATAACATCAAATCAATTTGTTAGAGATGAAATAATTAACCAATTGAAATCAGTAGTAAGCATACCTCTATGAATCATGTTTCAAGTTGAAGAAAGTTTCCCTGTACACAACATTTCGTATGTGGCCCTTTAAACGTTCGTCGCTATCATTTATCATGACTATTTTTAAATCAGCTGGGTCGGTTACTCGTGATATGGCAACATATAGTTGACCATGGCTAAAAACTGGTTTCGGTAGGTAAAGACCGACATATTTTAAAGATTGTCCCTGGTTTTTGTTTATTGTCATTGCATAACAGGGCTTAACTGGGAATTGGATTCGTTGCATGACAAAGGGCCATTTTGTTTGGGCCGACGTAAGAACAATCCGTGGAATGATGACTATTTTTCCCATATGCGAGCCTGTTATAATCCGGGCTTGAAGAACAAACTTTTGGAAATCTGTTAGGATCAGACGTGTTCCGTTACACAGCCCTGCTCTTGGGCATAGATTTCGTAACAACATAACTGGTTGACCTAATTTTAGCTTTAGTTTGTGAGGAGGAACACCTGGGAAGTTTAATGTATTTAAGTATTCCACGGGATATGTTTGTTGTTGTTCCATGTTGTCGGTTGATCCCTTGCAAATCTCATCAGAGCTTTTGTATGTCATTGTTGCTCCTTGTAATTTTTTGAACATATGTTTATTAATCTCATCCGCATCGTCATTTCTTGGTGTCAAAATAGCCCTCTCTCGCAAGTAATCTTCATCTTCCTGTCTCACGGGGAAATCTGGAAATATTGTGTCAACGATTGTTTCAATCGGGGTTTTTTTGGAAGATATAATGAATTCTTCGGGAATTTCTATCCATGTTGTCTCATCTTCCCCATCTTTAGCAATTGCAGGAACTTTACCTTCACCTATATCTATTACCCATTTATTGAACTTTTGTTTTCGTGTATGAAGATGTCCATCTGGAGTGTATTCGTTCACCCGCATAATGCGGGATAGTGTGTGCAGGTTACAATGTTGCCATAAATCGGACCTGTTAATGCATGCATGAACTATTTCTTGTCTTTTGCCCTTTGGTATCACTGGAAGTATTTGTCTAAAGTCCCCCCCAAGTAAGACAGGCATACCTCCGAAAATCTTTGATCTGTTTCTGTCATCCTTCGCCCCTAAAATGTCTCGCAAAGTTTTATCTAGGGCCTCGAAAGCGAACCTTTGAGTCATTGGCGCCTCATCCCAAATTATTAAACGGGCTTCTTGAATAAGTGATGCCAAGTGGGTTTGTTGTTTTATTCCGCATGTGCTGTTTTCCATTTATTCCAGGGAGATGACAAATCGGCTGTGTGCTGTCCGGCCTCCGGGTAAAAGCAATGATGCGATACGTGTAGTTTAGGTTTGTTAGTGTTTTTAGGGGTATAATGTGTGAAATGTTATTTCGTGTAGAGGTAATATGTTAATGGTAATATGAGTTGGCAATCATATATAGTCAAAGGTAAACACACCTGAAGATGCAACTGCGAGCACAATCAGTCTTTCTGACCTTAATTTTGCTAGGACGGCATTGTATAAGATTGTTTTCCCGGTGCCGCCGAGACCATATAAAAAAAAGACCACCTTGTTGTTTATGAACAGCGTTAACGACCTGGAGATATATTTCTAGCTGCTCTGGGTTGAGTGAGCTGAAAAGGGTGTTATGCAAGGTAGtcatttcttttatattgtagTTTAATTCCTCTCGTATTAGACGATTGTCCATTTGGGTTAGCATTGATTGGTCTGGCTGCGGAAGCTCGGGGAAGTCAGCTAAAGATTTgccatttttatttaaaatgccTTGTATCTCGACTAAGCAATAATTTTTAAGCTGAGCCTCGGTTAGGATCAAATCTGGGAAGTTGAAtatctttctttttttttatagAGAATGTCCTCTGATAAAGCTTCCCAATTTAGTTCCCATAGTGTGAGTGGTTTACTTACATTGCAAAAGAGTAACATGGTTACAAATAAGTCCCGAAGTTGTGAACCCGTTGCCCATACCCTTGCTTTAGAGATGGCTTCTGTCCATTCTTTATCATCGTTCAACAAACCATGTGCGAAGCATGCATCTTTAAACGTGGGGTGCAATGTACCATCTACTGTTCGAATTTCCTCAAAAGAAAGGGGACCTTTAACTATGTTCAACAACATCCACAAGTAGTAACGTTCACCTGATGCAGGATTTGAATACACAATTTGTCCGATGCATGGTCTTAGTTTTCTCCGGGTCCATATTTTTGCGTCTTGGTTCCACACATAATCTTTGGGGATTTTTGCGTAAGTTAGGGAGCGCGCATGTTCATCCTGTTTGTTAAGTTCAAACCACTGTGTGAACATTGTCTCTTTAATGCTCTCTCTGTGTAGAAGGGGAGGAAGTTGTTGGGAATCGCGCAATGTCACTGATTGTTGATTAGGCAAATGGTATGACAATTTGATAACCGATGGTCTTAAATAATGGATGTCAAATGAAAACAATCGCCAGACGGCCTCACACGGTGATAAATATCGACAATCCAAATAATTCTTAATTTCATCAACGTCAATTACAGTTTGTACTGTTGAGTTTTCGTTGGGGATCATGTTTTCTTATATGACTATTGTTGCTCGATCCGGACCCTTGTTTAAATATTTGAATAAGTACTTGATTGCGCGTGATCTGTTGCACCATTCGACATTAATATGGGCGTTGTACTTGAGCAACAAATATCTATTGTAGGGGACAACAAAACTATTATCAAGGTTAGTGTTGTTCTTGCGAAATTTGACTCCGTTGTTGCGACGCCTATAATTTGCGTACCCGTCTTTGTCAATAGTGGTTTCTGCATAATATGGTTTAGGAAAGTGTTTTGAACATTTCCTATCAATAATGCAAAGAGCATCCATATGCGCACCACCGCAAGGTCCGTGCAACATGTATTCAGTGACTGCTTTAAACCCTTCAGGATCGTGTATTTGAGAGGGTATCTCTGCTGATATGAGATCATCGATGTCTGCTGGTGTCTTGCACTTGTAATCACGTATCAACCATATTAACATATGTACATGAGGTAAGCCGCGCTTTTGGAATTCGATAATGTAGAGCCCTGAAACAACATATGGGATTAAAGGGATTGTTAACATATATGTAACCTAGTAGGTGGTTTTTAAAACGGTAAATTATCAAAGTAAAAAAACATGACATTATGCGTGATTGCAAATGCTTAAGTAGGCGTTTATAGTACCTGCTTGACACGTGCCCAATATGTGTTCTTTCATGATATCATTTGTAAGAGTTTTTAAAACGGTAAATTATGAAAGTAAAAAAACTTGGCATTATTCGTGATTGCAAATACTTAAGTAGGAGTTCATAGTACCTGCTTGACACGTGCCAAATATGTGTTCTTTCATGATATCATTTGTAAGAGCATCTAGTTTCTGTTTGAATACTCGGGCGACAATCTCAGGGCAGTCTGGTGCCTTTTGACCATCGACATAGGAGAGCATTCCATCTATTTCGGGCCATTTTGGGTTAGAAGTGAAGGTGATGAATAAATCAGGGTTATCAAATTCCCGACATAAAGCCATTGCATCTTGGTAATTTTGGACCATATATCGTGGACTCCCTGTATGGGAAGCTGGCAAAATAATTCTCTTTCCGATTGATGTCGCTGACGTGTCGCCTCTTGTAACAGCATCACAAATATTATTGTATAGGTCGGTTCGCAACTCATTTTGGTGATGTCTTACCCACTGCAATCTTTGTTCTTCAACGGATGTATATGCGTCGACCAAGAATTGTTGGAATAATCGACCACCTCTTAGGAGAGTTGTGCCCTCATTTTCACGATGCTGAATTCTATAGCAGTAGTACTCTCGCATTGTGACGTAACCTCTGGCAGTCTGCTTTTTCCCGctattattattatatggtatCGCTTTGTGATATCCGGTTTCACCATATGGAAATAATAAAGGGTATTGCAACGCCATGTAAAGTTGATGTAGCTCTGATATTCTTTTCGGGGCACAATTCTTTTTTTGCACAATGATATCGCGTGAAGAATTGCAGTGGCCAAAGTCGCTAGTGACTAATGCAGCTATTTCACCAAATTGGGTGCATTATATTATCGTGAGCTGGTAATCTTAGCAACTAAATGTAGTTCACAATCTAATGTTGGGTTATTACTTGACCAATCCCTTGCCATACGAAATGCCTTTGCTATGGTGCTGTACTCATCTAGCATGCTAAtgagattcttggttagggtttcatcAACTGTCTCTTTAGAATCATGGCCTAAGAAAGCGGACATACGATTTCTCGCTTCGTTTTGTGTATCATGAAAGTAGAGTTGTGCATATTTTGGTGTCCCTGTAGCCTCTGGTATAAGTGAACCAATTTTATGATAGGTTTGCCCGCTTATCCTAAATGTATACGGACCTCGGCCATGGTTAACAGAATGGTCTATTTTAGCCCCAAAAGATGTAAAACAAAACATGCTGTTATATATGCGTATTTGTTCTCGGAATTTAGATGATGTAGAATCATTGTAATCAAGCAATGTTTGCAACAATGGAGGAGACGGCATGAGTTGTGGGAGTAACACTTTTCCATTTTGGCAGCACATCGAGAAGGACGGTCTGGAAGTGTTTTTTGGCTTGTTGTTCCTTTCTTCGTACCACATTGTTGAGTAACAGTTCCGGCACTTAAACAAAGGAAGTCCATGAGAACGGTAAGAAACATGTGTGCCTGGTGGATTAAAGTAACAGGGGTTTTTCAAATTAGATTATtcaaaatagtaataatattatcctAGATTTGTAAGAAacaaatttatcaaaataatttaacTACTGATTTGGGAGtgggatgtgacgacccggaaatttccgaccaaatttaaacttattcctgtatgatttcgacacgatgagcaaagtctatttaattgaatatcAAAATCTGAACTATTTATACGAAaccaaattaccctttgaccgttcccgacgattcacgaacaattatgtgtaactaagtatatatatatatatatatatatatatatatatatatatatatatatatatatatatatatatatatatatatatatatatatataagtgtacatataatattttgaattaataaaatacacttaaatcaatttgaagtttaaaatgcaaaataataaacagaataattaagtttttattaaaatgaatgtataaataaaggatgttatacatatttatatatatatatataggaatactatgcataagtaatattatatatattgtaataagatatataactaataaataaataatatataatattaactaaacataattacaagtttaaatatatttgttatatggaTAGTATTAACAATACtttcattataaatgataatattaatatttgtattatttatattaatgttttaatatatatatatatatatatatatatatatatatatatatatatatatatgttaaatttgacatttacaaatattattattattattgaaattattatcaccattatctctattattaatagtttcatttttattaataacattaatattaaaaacttatgtgtatataattaatattaatttgttacttTATATAAAAAGAAAATGTATATAGCAATATATGGAAATGCGAATACAGAAACATATACATATACGAAAAACGGttatacatatgtaaatatagaTACAAAGTATATAATTATACACATGTACtgatatatatatacgcatatacagaCTTGTATATAAAACAGAttcattgttatttttttttactaaatcaATCCATCACCAAATCCAAATTCGATCTACATCCTTGACTAATTGCATTTCATCTTTGTACCTATCTGCTAAAATATTCCATTCCAGCAACCAAAGCCAAAAATCAGTCAGGAGTCATAATCGATTTGTACCTTgtgatttgtttttatttatttctgTCAATTTTGTCTGATTGAGAGATTAACACCACGTCCTTTATATCATCGATTAATCTCAGTGTAATTAAATTCAAACATCTATCTAACACCAACTATAACACATATATTGCATCCCTTCACTTTAATTGGTTCGAATTAAATCAAGAACAGAAGGGTATCTAGTCACAACCTCTGTTCTTGACTTTTTTTTTCATCAACCCATTTTCTAATCGAAttacaaaaactaaaaatgtagaaagGATCCAATTCAGATCGTGattctatctgcaaagtttcaaaagctAAATCTTTATATCGTgttttaatttcgaagtcaaactttagGTCAAACATGTGTTCATCACAAAAATTGAAATCAGTTTTGTGTTTTAAGCTTAAATAAAATTTCAGAAAGTTTCTAATAGAGATTTAACAACTTTTTCATATTGTAAGTTTAATCTAAAACATGTTAAAAATTGATTTTTGGCATTTGAGTTCATTACCGAAT of the Rutidosis leptorrhynchoides isolate AG116_Rl617_1_P2 chromosome 5, CSIRO_AGI_Rlap_v1, whole genome shotgun sequence genome contains:
- the LOC139848453 gene encoding uncharacterized protein; the encoded protein is MENSTCGIKQQTHLASLIQEARLIIWDEAPMTQRFAFEALDKTLRDILGAKDDRNRSKIFGGMPVLLGGDFRQILPVIPKGKRQEIVHACINRSDLWQHCNLHTLSRIMRVNEYTPDGHLHTRKQKFNKWVIDIGEGKVPAIAKDGEDETTWIEIPEEFIISSKKTPIETIVDTIFPDFPVRQEDEDYLRERAILTPRNDDADEINKHMFKKLQGATMTYKSSDEICKGSTDNMEQQQTYPVEYLNTLNFPGVPPHKLKLKLGQPVMLLRNLCPRAGLCNGTRLILTDFQKFVLQARIITGSHMGKIVIIPRIVLTSAQTKWPFVMQRIQFPVKPCYAMTINKNQGQSLKYVGLYLPKPVFSHGQLYVAISRVTDPADLKIVMINDSDERLKGHIRNVVYRETFFNLKHDS